GCGCGTCCTTCATCGCCATGAGCGCCTGGATCTGGCTTGTGCCCTCGTAGATCGGCATGACGACCGCGTCGCGCAGCAATTTCTCCGCGCCGGTCTCGCGGATGTAGCCCGCGCCGCCGTGGATCTGCACGGTATTGCGCGCGATCTCGACCGCTTTTTCCGCTGCCAGGAACTTGAGAAGCGGGGTCGAGGCGCGCGAGATGCGTGAGTATTTTTCCGACAGGCGCAACGCGCGCCGCGCGGCGACCTCGTCCTCGGCCGCAAAGTAGCGCGACTTCAGGCGCAGCTTTTGCGCCATCTCCTCGTGCCACGCCGCGTGCATCGCGAGCGCGCGCAAGCCCTGGATGTCGGTTTTCATTTCGTCGAGATAGTCGGCGATGATCTCGTGCCGCTCGATGGGCTTTCCCATGCTGTGCCGCTCGACAGCATACGCGCGCGCCTTGCGGTACGCCGCCTCGCAAAGGCCGATCGACTCGAAACCCACGCCCACGCGCGCGTTGTTCATCAGAAGCAACATGCCCTTGAAGCCCTCGCCGCGCTTTCCGATGAGGTGCGCGGGCGTGTTGTCAAAGGCGATGGAGCACGTCGCGCTGCCGTGGTGGCCCATCTTCTTCTCGATGCCGGTGACCTCCGCGAGATCGACGCGCGTCCCGTCTTCCTTCTCCTCGTAGATCGGCACCAGGAACAGCGACAGGCTCTTGAGCCCGGCCATCGGATCGGCGGAGTCGGGCGGCGTATCCTCGGTCCGCGCGATGACAAAATGGTACTTCGCGTGGCCGGAGGTGATGAAGACCTTTTGCCCGGTCACGCGCCAGACGCCGTCGTCGCCGAGCACGCCCCGGGTGCTGATCGCGCCCATGTCCGAGCCCGCGTGCGGCTCGGTGATATCCATCGAGCCCCACGCCTCGCCGCGCGCGATCTCGCCGATCTCTTTTTGAAAGCGCGTGGAGGCCATCTTCCACTTCTCGCGATCGACGACCGTCGTGCCCTCCTCGACGGAGTACATCAGCATCGCCATCGCCATGCCGCCGTGAAAGCTGTGGTGCGCCATCACGGACACGTCCGCGCGGCCCATGATCTCGGTGTTGATCATGTAGATCATGAGCGGGCAGTTGCTGCCGCCCAGTTCGCGCGGAAGGCAAAGTCCGTGCAGCTCGAGCGCCTTGATCGACTCGAAGATGCCCGCGAGCCTCGGCGGAAAGCTGACGCGGCCGCCGGCGTACGAGACGCCCTTCTCGTCGATCTCGGCGGCGTGCGGGGCGATCTCGTCCGCGGCGAACGCTCCGACGAGATCGAGGATGCTTCTGTAAAAGTCGAGCGCCTCCCCGGTCGTCGCGAACGCGTCGGGCGCGCGGCCGTCGTATTCGGTGATCTTGACGAGCGGCTCCCAGTCGATGCCCTTCTCGACGTAAAATCTCAGGTCTTCGTTGTCTTCGTAAAAATTCGGCATGTCATTCTCCGTTGCGTCGCGGCCGGACACGGTCCGCGCGCGGAACATAGAAGGCTCGGCGAATCGCGCGCGTCATCTCGTCGATCTGACGATCGAGCGGCGCGGCATTTCGCCGGGATTCGGGTACGATCTGCGTCATGATCGGGGAACCGGCGATCAGCGTCACGACGGTCAACACCGTTTGCGACAGGAACGCCTCGGGATCGAGCTGCGGATCGACGACGCCATCCGCCTTGCCGCGTTCGATCGCGTCGAGCAACAGGCCGATCCACGGATGCAGGTGGTCCTGAAACATCGCCACAAGCTCGTCCGGGCGGTCGAGCAGCTCGCGCGACATCAGGCGAGCGCGCGCCGGATCCTCGCGATAGAAGCGGATCAGCTCGGACAGCGCGGCGTCGAAACCTTCCTGCTTCGACGACGCCGCGGCGAGCATGTTCGGAACAAGGTCCTTCCAGCGCGCGAAGTGCGCTTCGAGCACCTCATGACGCAGGGCGTCCTTGCTCGGAAAGTGGTGCAGCACCGACTGCTTGCGGATGCCCACGTCGTCCGCGATCGCGGCAAGCGACGTCGCCTCAAACCCGCGCGCGGCGAATAGGCGCGTCGCGGAACGCAGGATCTGCGTGCGCATATCGGGAACGTCGGGCGCGCTTTCCGCTTGTCGAACGACCATGTCGAGAAATCCCCCG
The bacterium genome window above contains:
- a CDS encoding acyl-CoA dehydrogenase family protein, whose product is MPNFYEDNEDLRFYVEKGIDWEPLVKITEYDGRAPDAFATTGEALDFYRSILDLVGAFAADEIAPHAAEIDEKGVSYAGGRVSFPPRLAGIFESIKALELHGLCLPRELGGSNCPLMIYMINTEIMGRADVSVMAHHSFHGGMAMAMLMYSVEEGTTVVDREKWKMASTRFQKEIGEIARGEAWGSMDITEPHAGSDMGAISTRGVLGDDGVWRVTGQKVFITSGHAKYHFVIARTEDTPPDSADPMAGLKSLSLFLVPIYEEKEDGTRVDLAEVTGIEKKMGHHGSATCSIAFDNTPAHLIGKRGEGFKGMLLLMNNARVGVGFESIGLCEAAYRKARAYAVERHSMGKPIERHEIIADYLDEMKTDIQGLRALAMHAAWHEEMAQKLRLKSRYFAAEDEVAARRALRLSEKYSRISRASTPLLKFLAAEKAVEIARNTVQIHGGAGYIRETGAEKLLRDAVVMPIYEGTSQIQALMAMKDALVSVMKAPQAFLRQIGTTRWRSLSARDPLERKVAKLRNLALAAQRTLMQRMAADKFRAVREKPVNEWSREFFRNWNPKRDFAPAMLHAERLTRLLADAAIAEVLWKQAKKYNERREVCERWVERAEPRGRYLLDLIANSGGRLLTSLNGSAESGGAAGHA
- a CDS encoding TetR/AcrR family transcriptional regulator — protein: MVVRQAESAPDVPDMRTQILRSATRLFAARGFEATSLAAIADDVGIRKQSVLHHFPSKDALRHEVLEAHFARWKDLVPNMLAAASSKQEGFDAALSELIRFYREDPARARLMSRELLDRPDELVAMFQDHLHPWIGLLLDAIERGKADGVVDPQLDPEAFLSQTVLTVVTLIAGSPIMTQIVPESRRNAAPLDRQIDEMTRAIRRAFYVPRADRVRPRRNGE